In the genome of Phlebotomus papatasi isolate M1 chromosome 2, Ppap_2.1, whole genome shotgun sequence, one region contains:
- the LOC129800883 gene encoding ribonuclease P protein subunit p25, translating to MGKNKKRQRQEKVHKVEAKESQSCKESSSDGAPTMTVKSGTKVENVLKFSRKTLEEGKHRKIFWTGNGKAITRTISCAETLKRHFQLHQVTEISQESAQEGAGKVTYIPSIRILQSLDKIDPSTPGYQNPEKGSTFWLNPQTKAEKSSETLSYGHFPKRRKIQEKSEGEVE from the exons aTGGGAAAGAACAAGAAACGACAGCGGCAGGAGAAAGTGCACAAAGTTGAGGCAAAAGAGTCTCAAAGTTGCAAGGAGTCGTCTAGTGATGGAGCTCCAACGATGACAGTTAAAAGTGGGACAAAGGTGGAGAATGTCCTGAAGTTTTCCAGGAAAACCCTTGAGGAGGGAAAACACAGGAAAATCTTCTGGACAGGAAATGGGAAAGCAATCACAAGAACCATTTCCTGCGCTGAAACATTAAAGAGACATTTTCAGCTGCATCAAGTCACAGAAATCAGCCAAGAAAGTGCCCAAGAAGGAGCAGGAAAAGTCACCTATATCCCTAGCATTCGCATTCTACAATCATTGGACAAGATCGATCCATCGACACCGGG atatcaaaatcctgaaaaaggtTCGACGTTCTGGCTGAATCCTCAGACAAAAGCTGAAAAAAGCTCAGAAACTTTGAGTTATGGACATTTTCCAAAGCgcagaaaaattcaagaaaaaagcGAAGGAGAAGTCGAATAA